In Caldicellulosiruptor morganii, the following proteins share a genomic window:
- a CDS encoding phosphonate C-P lyase system protein PhnL → MESILEVKNLSKHFVLHMLQKKKIKGFENISFSLKEKEAIGIIGKSGSGKSSLLKCIYRTYIPTSGSVIFNSKIFGPIDLASASEDKILVLRNKEISYVSQFFKVIPRVSAIEIVSSELLKRGKKKEEAYYIASQYLERLDIPKDLWDAYPATFSGGQQQRLNIIKAIIVKPRLLLIDEPTASLDRYSKNKVIDLLLELKDEGTSIVGVFHDTDSMKRLVDKVYKIPEHICEGAEVLNI, encoded by the coding sequence ATGGAATCAATATTAGAAGTGAAAAATTTAAGCAAACATTTTGTTCTTCATATGCTGCAAAAGAAAAAAATAAAAGGCTTTGAAAATATCTCATTTTCTTTAAAGGAGAAAGAAGCTATTGGAATCATTGGCAAAAGCGGTTCTGGAAAGTCGTCCCTGTTAAAATGCATTTATAGAACCTATATACCGACATCTGGTAGTGTAATATTTAATTCTAAGATATTTGGACCCATTGATTTGGCTTCTGCATCTGAAGATAAAATTCTGGTACTCCGTAATAAAGAGATTAGTTATGTATCACAATTTTTCAAAGTAATTCCACGAGTATCAGCTATTGAAATAGTAAGTAGCGAGCTTCTGAAAAGAGGGAAAAAGAAAGAAGAAGCATATTATATTGCGAGTCAATATCTTGAAAGACTTGATATACCAAAAGATTTATGGGATGCTTATCCTGCTACTTTCAGTGGTGGTCAACAACAACGTCTTAATATTATAAAGGCAATTATTGTAAAACCGCGACTTTTATTAATTGATGAACCGACTGCGTCATTAGATAGATACAGTAAGAATAAAGTTATTGATTTGCTTTTGGAACTGAAAGATGAGGGAACAAGTATTGTTGGTGTCTTCCATGATACTGATTCTATGAAAAGACTTGTTGATAAAGTTTATAAGATACCAGAACATATATGTGAAGGAGCTGAGGTGTTGAACATATGA
- the phnH gene encoding phosphonate C-P lyase system protein PhnH: protein MSIHPIYSFDDVHDTQKIFRIMLDSMARPGKINVLPSIYLLRKDENFLYLIAKTLLDIEVTFCFLPQNNFLEYQIKQDTGSSTAPIDKADYIFCDGRKENKNLYLAKQGSLFFPEQSATVIMLVGKILANKSENFRGVKLELSGPGIFSATSIYIEGIHSFNIEWLLNCNKEYPKGVDTFIVDLEGRLVGIPRSVKVKIVGGESQWDMWL, encoded by the coding sequence ATGAGTATTCATCCCATATATAGTTTTGATGATGTCCACGATACTCAAAAAATATTCAGGATTATGCTTGATAGTATGGCTAGACCTGGTAAAATTAATGTACTTCCCTCAATTTATTTATTGCGCAAAGATGAGAACTTTCTTTATTTAATAGCAAAAACTCTTTTGGATATAGAGGTTACCTTTTGCTTTCTTCCTCAAAACAATTTTTTAGAGTACCAAATTAAGCAAGATACGGGTTCATCAACAGCACCTATAGACAAAGCCGATTATATTTTCTGTGATGGAAGAAAAGAAAATAAAAATTTATATTTAGCAAAACAAGGAAGTCTTTTTTTTCCTGAACAAAGTGCGACCGTCATTATGTTAGTTGGAAAAATATTAGCAAATAAAAGTGAGAATTTTAGGGGTGTAAAACTAGAACTTAGTGGTCCGGGAATTTTTTCTGCTACAAGTATATATATTGAGGGAATACATAGTTTTAATATTGAATGGTTGTTAAACTGTAACAAAGAATATCCCAAAGGGGTTGACACTTTCATTGTGGACTTAGAAGGTCGATTAGTAGGAATACCAAGAAGTGTTAAAGTTAAAATAGTGGGTGGTGAGAGTCAATGGGATATGTGGCTGTAA
- a CDS encoding metal ABC transporter ATP-binding protein: MIELIDINYFTDQKQILKDINLKIQRGEFAAIVGPNGSGKTTLLNIIAGILKPTGGKLLIFDKSDISAKDRMRISYVPQKVTSFNQSFPISVIETVLLGLCPKKRLLEGYLREDLKKAEEMLKLLEIENLRDRLIGHLSGGQQQRVFLARALISNPEILILDEPTVGIDSRSEELLFEILAQKKKEDTTILMVTHDVYAVTHHADKIICMGDGMIYTACSAKDFSPSKFESVYKYRIKKIEHRHFYSEKKD; the protein is encoded by the coding sequence ATGATTGAGTTAATTGATATCAACTATTTTACAGACCAAAAGCAGATATTAAAAGATATCAATCTTAAAATTCAAAGAGGCGAATTTGCAGCAATTGTAGGTCCCAATGGGTCCGGCAAAACTACGCTTTTAAATATAATAGCAGGGATACTTAAACCGACAGGGGGCAAACTTTTGATATTTGACAAAAGTGATATTTCAGCAAAGGATAGAATGAGAATCTCATATGTTCCCCAAAAGGTTACAAGCTTTAACCAGAGCTTTCCCATCAGCGTTATAGAAACAGTGCTCCTTGGACTTTGTCCAAAAAAAAGACTTTTAGAAGGCTACTTGCGTGAGGATTTAAAAAAAGCTGAGGAGATGTTAAAACTTCTTGAAATAGAAAACCTGAGAGACAGGCTAATAGGTCATCTTTCAGGCGGGCAGCAACAGAGAGTGTTTTTAGCACGTGCTCTAATCTCAAATCCGGAAATCCTGATTTTAGATGAACCCACCGTTGGAATAGACAGCAGATCCGAAGAGCTTCTGTTTGAAATTTTGGCTCAAAAAAAGAAAGAAGACACAACCATTTTGATGGTAACACATGATGTCTATGCTGTCACACACCATGCAGACAAGATAATCTGCATGGGCGATGGCATGATTTATACAGCCTGCAGTGCTAAGGACTTTTCTCCCTCAAAGTTTGAAAGTGTGTATAAATACAGGATAAAGAAGATTGAACACAGACATTTTTACTCTGAAAAAAAAGATTAA
- the phnM gene encoding phosphonate metabolism protein PhnM, translating to MNNSFVITNAKIVMPDRIINKGSIFIKNGWIYDISKKIVNNTSGNNILNVNENFVLPGFIDLHSDAIEAEIEPRPKANFSIDLAFRELEKKIAGNGITTIFHSISFSDREVDLRKSEVAKNIIEKIYTQSQEFSLIRNRIHLRFEVTNTKAIDTIMQFVTKKMVDILSFMDHTPGQGQFKYIEEYERYMAFKFGFSSEKVKGIITKKRTSWSDIYNDLSYLANQALENNIILVSHDDDSPQKVKEMKKLGVKICEFPVNIETAKTAYEEGMNVCVGAPNILRGGSLTNNLSAIEAIKKNYVQIICSDYYPNAILHAIFKLVKEGISLTDAVNMVSLNPAKAVGIDRYFGSIEIGKKADLVIVDCFKNIPLIVKTFVDGCLVYSIQYRKEIKQDEH from the coding sequence ATGAATAATAGCTTTGTTATAACTAATGCTAAAATTGTCATGCCTGATAGAATTATTAATAAAGGTAGTATATTTATAAAGAATGGCTGGATTTATGATATAAGTAAAAAAATAGTAAATAATACTAGTGGTAATAACATCTTAAATGTTAACGAAAATTTTGTTTTACCAGGATTTATTGATCTTCATAGTGATGCCATAGAAGCAGAGATAGAACCAAGACCAAAGGCAAATTTCTCAATTGATTTGGCGTTTAGAGAGTTAGAAAAGAAAATTGCGGGTAATGGGATAACCACTATTTTTCATTCAATATCTTTCTCAGACAGGGAAGTAGATTTAAGAAAATCGGAAGTAGCAAAAAATATAATTGAAAAAATATATACTCAGTCACAAGAATTTTCTTTGATTAGAAATAGGATTCATCTTAGATTTGAAGTAACTAACACTAAGGCAATTGATACAATAATGCAATTCGTAACAAAAAAAATGGTAGATATCTTATCATTTATGGACCACACTCCAGGGCAAGGTCAGTTCAAATACATAGAAGAATATGAAAGATACATGGCTTTTAAATTTGGTTTTTCCAGCGAGAAGGTAAAGGGAATTATAACTAAGAAAAGGACATCTTGGTCAGATATCTACAATGATTTATCTTATTTAGCAAACCAAGCTTTGGAAAATAATATTATATTAGTATCCCATGATGACGATTCACCGCAGAAAGTCAAAGAAATGAAAAAATTAGGAGTAAAAATATGCGAATTTCCAGTAAATATTGAGACAGCAAAAACGGCATATGAAGAGGGCATGAATGTGTGTGTAGGTGCTCCTAATATTTTGAGAGGAGGTTCCTTAACCAATAACTTATCAGCAATTGAAGCAATTAAGAAAAATTATGTACAAATAATTTGTTCAGATTATTACCCAAACGCTATACTACATGCAATATTTAAACTGGTAAAAGAAGGTATTTCTCTAACAGATGCTGTTAACATGGTATCTCTTAATCCTGCAAAGGCAGTAGGGATAGATAGATATTTTGGTTCTATAGAGATAGGCAAGAAAGCGGATCTTGTAATAGTAGATTGTTTTAAAAACATTCCACTTATAGTTAAAACATTTGTTGATGGGTGTCTTGTATATTCAATCCAATATAGAAAGGAGATCAAACAAGATGAACATTAA
- a CDS encoding alpha-D-ribose 1-methylphosphonate 5-phosphate C-P-lyase PhnJ yields the protein MENKVNVYLNTSRYNFGFLNEEIKKEIRRKILKAVAIPGYQVPFASQELPIAKGWGTGGLQITFSLVGRDDIVKIIDQGCDESVNAVNLKRLIVKTTGVKVTTDTYQATIIQTRHRIPEIELNENQILVFQVPIPEPLRIIEPSEIETRRMHAEMDYGKMWVYLYEDIIKWGDITIGYRYPVLVNNRYIMDPSPIPRWDIPKLNMAKALFLFGAGREKRIYAVPPYTKVKPLEFEDYKFHVENFNGKKCSRCGSSNSFLVEYYNRETGEKTWVCSDTSYCTMRLKHKLSGDEYE from the coding sequence ATGGAGAACAAAGTTAATGTTTATTTAAATACATCAAGGTATAATTTTGGATTTTTAAATGAAGAAATTAAAAAAGAAATTAGAAGAAAAATATTAAAAGCAGTTGCTATTCCCGGATATCAAGTTCCTTTTGCCTCTCAGGAACTTCCAATTGCAAAAGGCTGGGGAACAGGTGGACTTCAAATAACATTTTCTCTGGTCGGACGTGACGATATTGTAAAGATTATTGATCAAGGTTGTGATGAGAGTGTAAATGCTGTTAATTTAAAGAGATTAATTGTAAAAACAACAGGAGTAAAGGTAACTACTGATACTTACCAGGCAACAATAATTCAGACACGACACAGAATACCTGAAATTGAGCTTAATGAAAATCAAATTCTAGTTTTTCAAGTACCAATTCCTGAACCTTTAAGAATTATAGAACCTAGTGAAATTGAAACTCGGAGAATGCATGCGGAAATGGATTACGGCAAAATGTGGGTTTACCTTTATGAAGATATTATTAAGTGGGGAGATATAACAATTGGTTACAGATATCCTGTATTAGTAAATAATCGATATATTATGGATCCTTCACCTATTCCAAGATGGGATATACCCAAGCTAAATATGGCTAAAGCATTATTTTTGTTTGGTGCAGGTCGAGAAAAGAGAATATATGCAGTTCCACCTTATACAAAAGTGAAACCACTTGAATTTGAAGATTATAAATTTCATGTTGAAAATTTTAATGGCAAAAAATGTAGTCGTTGTGGGAGTAGTAATAGTTTCCTTGTAGAGTATTATAATAGAGAAACTGGTGAGAAAACTTGGGTATGTTCTGATACTTCTTATTGTACTATGCGATTAAAACATAAATTAAGTGGTGATGAATATGAATAA
- a CDS encoding ATP-binding cassette domain-containing protein: MNNFIETVIEVKGLTKIFGKGCPSCVEGTGPDYNTNICPYCKSIVACSNISFKLFKSEILGIVGESGSGKSTLLKCLYLEQQPTDGEYYLNYYKEGKVNIFQLDSQEKRYIKNNLLGMVYQYPHLGLDMYISCGGNIAEKLINSGYISISKIRKRASELLNKTEIPLLRIDDFPKNFSGGMQQRVQIAKALSNNPPILFLDEITSGLDVSVQAKVLDLIKSIQQELKISMLIVSHDMSVIRMLADRTIVMKNGKIVEMGLTDQILEDPQHPYTQLLISSIL; the protein is encoded by the coding sequence ATGAATAATTTTATAGAAACAGTTATTGAAGTCAAAGGATTGACAAAAATATTCGGAAAAGGTTGTCCTTCATGTGTAGAAGGTACTGGTCCTGATTACAATACAAATATATGTCCTTATTGCAAATCAATAGTTGCATGTTCAAATATTTCGTTTAAACTGTTCAAAAGTGAAATTTTAGGGATAGTTGGCGAAAGTGGGTCAGGTAAAAGTACACTTTTAAAGTGTCTATATTTAGAGCAGCAACCTACTGATGGTGAGTACTATCTAAATTACTATAAAGAAGGAAAGGTAAATATCTTTCAACTCGATTCTCAAGAAAAAAGATATATTAAAAACAACCTGCTTGGTATGGTTTACCAATATCCTCATTTAGGACTAGATATGTATATTTCATGCGGAGGAAATATTGCTGAAAAATTAATTAATAGTGGTTACATAAGCATATCTAAGATAAGAAAAAGAGCCAGTGAACTTCTTAATAAAACAGAAATTCCATTACTGAGAATAGATGACTTTCCCAAAAATTTTAGTGGAGGCATGCAACAAAGAGTCCAAATTGCAAAGGCACTTTCAAATAATCCCCCGATCTTGTTTTTAGATGAAATAACATCTGGTTTAGATGTTTCTGTTCAGGCAAAAGTTTTAGATTTAATTAAATCCATACAACAAGAGCTCAAAATTTCAATGTTAATAGTTTCACACGATATGAGTGTTATTCGCATGTTGGCAGATAGGACAATCGTAATGAAAAATGGCAAGATTGTAGAAATGGGGCTAACAGATCAGATTCTTGAAGATCCTCAGCATCCTTATACTCAATTATTGATAAGTTCAATATTATAA
- a CDS encoding carbon-phosphorus lyase complex subunit PhnI, which translates to MGYVAVKGGIEAIENAEKLVHFYRLKGGSPLLQIQQIVDQLRFAVDKVMGEGALYCPEYAALAIKQTEGDLIEASFLLRSYRSTLSRKYYSLPIDTSKMRIIRRISAAFRDIPGGQILGPTRDYTTRLLEFDLMNEDTGSASKYIEELLNQIKIKNDFQDSAIPSFPKIVEYLKREGLLIGSKKSDSQIFDITKEALKFPCPRSGRLQILARGETGGLLALAYSSMRGFGDIHPTIGELRVGYVPLIIPHPGGKGTLYLGEIMVTEAEIIASVKKDDESVPKFTLGYGLCFGHNELKAICMAVLDRSMMSENPKNPAENQEFVLYHIDGIELSGFALHYKLPHYVTFQAELDRLRALQQEGGFKNGEQS; encoded by the coding sequence ATGGGATATGTGGCTGTAAAAGGTGGTATTGAAGCAATTGAAAATGCCGAAAAGCTTGTTCATTTTTACCGATTAAAGGGTGGTTCTCCACTGTTGCAAATACAACAAATAGTTGACCAACTTCGTTTTGCAGTTGACAAAGTTATGGGAGAAGGCGCTTTATATTGTCCTGAATATGCTGCGCTTGCAATTAAACAGACAGAAGGAGATCTTATTGAAGCTTCATTTTTACTAAGGTCATATCGTTCTACTTTATCAAGAAAATATTATTCATTGCCTATTGATACTTCTAAAATGAGAATAATTAGACGTATATCTGCAGCTTTCAGAGATATACCAGGAGGGCAGATTCTTGGTCCGACTCGTGATTATACAACACGACTTTTGGAGTTTGATCTTATGAATGAAGATACTGGTTCAGCTAGCAAATATATTGAGGAGCTTTTAAATCAAATAAAAATAAAAAACGATTTTCAAGACAGTGCCATTCCTTCATTTCCTAAGATTGTTGAGTATCTAAAACGAGAAGGTCTTTTAATTGGTTCTAAAAAATCAGACTCGCAAATATTTGACATAACAAAAGAGGCGCTTAAGTTTCCATGTCCAAGGTCAGGAAGATTACAAATTTTGGCACGAGGCGAAACAGGGGGACTTTTGGCTTTAGCATATAGTAGTATGCGAGGGTTTGGGGATATTCACCCTACAATTGGTGAGCTGAGAGTAGGTTACGTTCCATTGATTATACCTCATCCTGGGGGGAAGGGTACTTTATATTTAGGAGAGATAATGGTGACCGAGGCAGAAATTATTGCTAGTGTTAAAAAAGATGATGAAAGTGTCCCAAAATTTACACTGGGGTATGGACTTTGTTTTGGACACAACGAACTTAAAGCAATATGTATGGCAGTTTTAGACAGGTCTATGATGTCAGAGAATCCCAAAAATCCTGCCGAAAACCAGGAATTTGTTTTATATCACATAGATGGAATTGAATTATCAGGATTTGCTCTTCACTATAAACTTCCACACTATGTAACTTTCCAGGCAGAGCTTGATAGACTAAGAGCTTTACAACAAGAAGGAGGGTTCAAAAATGGAGAACAAAGTTAA
- a CDS encoding sugar phosphate isomerase/epimerase family protein: MNIKGIGINVSAKRIDGNHEILKNDLSYFERIGLEYIELPIHGLDIIFNGKLQLNNLKNVLKLIKQFPFKYTVHAPTYLNLMNFEEESLHITLFKSCIEFANAIESEILVYHCGRFIPEEKFLINLGNSYISTDKQKIMMKRERELLIEMAHYAEKYGVVICLENARPYLDSDFYCYGEKLNLLAEQVRAINHKNIRVTLDLGHAYLASKRYNFNLIESIRNISLLIKHIHLHDNFGRLSASYEKDQTELLAVGKGDCHMPLGWGLIPFDQILPVVNNYNGVLMLELRPRYLQYLEDALFYLKSILKAQLIKG; encoded by the coding sequence ATGAACATTAAAGGCATTGGAATAAATGTAAGTGCTAAAAGAATTGATGGGAATCATGAAATTTTGAAAAACGATTTGAGTTATTTTGAACGAATTGGATTAGAATATATTGAATTACCAATTCATGGATTAGATATTATTTTTAATGGAAAACTTCAATTAAATAATTTAAAAAACGTTTTAAAATTAATTAAACAATTTCCTTTCAAATACACTGTTCATGCTCCAACTTATCTTAACTTGATGAATTTTGAAGAAGAAAGTTTACACATAACATTGTTTAAATCATGCATTGAATTTGCAAATGCAATAGAATCTGAAATATTAGTATATCATTGTGGCAGATTTATACCAGAAGAAAAATTTTTAATAAATTTAGGAAATAGTTATATTTCAACTGACAAACAAAAGATTATGATGAAAAGAGAAAGAGAGTTACTTATTGAAATGGCACACTACGCTGAAAAGTATGGGGTTGTAATATGCCTTGAAAATGCAAGACCATATCTTGATAGTGATTTTTATTGTTACGGAGAGAAGTTGAACCTATTAGCAGAACAAGTAAGAGCTATTAATCACAAAAATATTAGAGTTACACTTGATTTGGGTCATGCCTATCTAGCTTCGAAAAGATACAATTTTAATTTAATAGAAAGCATCAGAAACATTTCTCTTTTAATTAAGCATATACATTTACATGACAATTTTGGCAGATTAAGTGCTTCTTATGAAAAAGATCAGACAGAACTACTTGCAGTTGGTAAAGGGGACTGTCATATGCCACTTGGTTGGGGATTAATACCATTTGACCAAATATTACCTGTTGTTAATAATTATAACGGTGTACTTATGCTTGAACTGAGACCACGATATTTACAATATTTAGAAGATGCACTATTTTATTTAAAATCTATTTTAAAAGCACAATTAATAAAGGGATAA
- a CDS encoding metal ABC transporter permease gives MLQYEFMQRALIAGILVSVMTSLIGNFLVLKRFSQIGDSLSHTAIVGVAAALLLNFSPTAGAVLATIVFSLLLEYFKIRFKRFEEISLSLVSITALGIAAVLFGVLKSSANLMSYLFGSIVTIGNEDIWIIAAIAIATVFFLTGFKNQLLYTTFDEISAKVSGVNTGLLDFILSVLAATIIAVSLKIVGGLLISSMIVFPTAIAMRFSKNFKMLQIASLIVSLISIISGLSLSYYVDVPPGGATVLVFVVIFLLYEAFSKVLKKIKINWLFVK, from the coding sequence ATGCTTCAGTATGAATTTATGCAAAGAGCTTTAATTGCTGGAATCTTGGTGTCTGTTATGACATCTTTAATCGGCAACTTTCTGGTATTAAAAAGATTCTCGCAGATAGGAGATTCTCTTTCTCACACAGCCATTGTGGGTGTTGCAGCAGCGCTTCTTTTAAATTTCAGTCCAACAGCCGGTGCTGTTCTGGCAACAATTGTATTTTCATTACTGTTAGAATACTTCAAAATAAGGTTTAAAAGGTTCGAAGAAATCTCTCTTTCTCTTGTTTCAATCACCGCACTTGGCATTGCTGCTGTTTTGTTCGGGGTTTTGAAAAGCAGTGCAAATCTCATGAGTTACCTTTTTGGAAGTATTGTAACAATTGGAAATGAAGACATCTGGATAATAGCTGCAATAGCAATTGCAACGGTGTTTTTTTTAACCGGGTTCAAAAATCAGCTTCTTTACACAACATTTGATGAGATAAGTGCAAAAGTCTCGGGAGTCAATACAGGACTTCTGGATTTTATCCTGAGCGTACTTGCTGCTACAATAATAGCTGTGTCACTCAAGATTGTAGGCGGACTTTTGATATCCAGCATGATTGTTTTCCCTACAGCAATAGCCATGAGATTTTCAAAAAACTTTAAAATGCTTCAGATAGCATCTTTGATTGTATCTTTGATCTCTATAATATCAGGCTTGAGCCTCTCTTACTATGTAGATGTTCCACCCGGTGGTGCAACAGTTCTGGTCTTTGTTGTAATTTTCTTACTATACGAGGCTTTTTCCAAGGTATTGAAGAAAATTAAAATAAATTGGCTCTTTGTCAAGTAG